The Mucilaginibacter sp. PAMB04168 genome contains the following window.
GCATCACGTGTGGCCGACACACAGCGTTGTTTGCGCGTATCGGGCAAACATAACGATTTGGAAGAAGTAGGGGTAGACACCTATCACCACACCATGTTTGAAATGTTGGGCAACTGGAGCTTCGGCGACTATTTTAAAAAGGAAGCCATTGACTGGAGCTGGGAACTGCTTACCAGTGTTTACAGGTTAGATAAAGACCGCCTTTACGTAACTTATTTTGAAGGCGACGAAAAAGAAGGGTTGGCGAAAGATACCGAGGCTTACGATTTTTGGAAACAATATGTAAGCGAAGACCATATTTTACCGGGCAACAAAAAAGATAATTTTTGGGAAATGGGGGAGACCGGCCCCTGCGGACCATGTTCTGAAATACATTTTGACGGTCGCAGCGACGAGGAGCGGGCTAAAGTAAGCGGCGCTAACTTGGTAAATGCTGATGATCCTAACGTTATTGAAATATGGAATAACGTATTTATGCAGTTCAACCGCTTAAAGGATGGTTCATTGCAGCCTTTGCCTGCCCGCCATGTGGATACGGGTATGGGCTTTGAACGTTTGGTGCGGGTGCTACAAGGCAAAACATCTAATTATGATACTGACGTTTTCCAGCCGCTGATACAGTTTTTATCAGAGAAAAGCGGAAAATCCTATAATGCAGACGCTTCACCAGGAACTGAAGGATGGAATGAGGCTGTAGCTATGCGAGTAATGGCCGATCATATACGGGCTATTAGCTTTGCCATTGCTGATGGACAGTTGCCGTCAAACAACAAGGCGGGATACGTGATTCGCCGTATTTTACGCCGTGCTGTGCGTTATGCTTACCAGTACCTGGGCTTTAAAGAGCCGTTTTTGAATCAATTAGTTCCTTTATTAGCCAATCAGTTCGAAGGCGTTTTTGATGAGTTATTTAGTCAAAAAGATTTTGTGCAGAAAGTGGTTTTGGAGGAGGAGATAGCGTTTTTGAGGACGCTTCAAAATGGTATAGTACAGTTTGAACAAGTTGTAGCCTCTGCAAATGACAATATAATTGGTGGGGAATTTGCTTTTGAATTATCTGACACTTTCGGTTTTCCTTTAGATTTAACGGAACTGATGGCACGTGAAAGAGGGTTTACTGTTGATGTAGAAGGGTTCAATAAAGCCCTTGAGCAACAAAAAAGCCGCTCACGTGCTGCAACTGCTATTGACACCGGCGATTGGATTTTGTTGAAAGAGGATGATCATGTAACCTTTACCGGCTACGATGAAACTGAGAGCGTAGCGCATATAACCAAGTACCGCAAGGTAAAAGCAAAAGGCAAAGAGCAATTTCAACTGGTGCTGGATAAAACTCCTTTTTATGCCGAGAGCGGCGGTCAGGTAGGCGATACCGGCGATTTAATTTTCCCTGATGGTGAAATTTTAAAGATAACCGATACCAAGAAAGAAAACGGCCTTATTGTCCATTTTGCTGATACCTTACCTGCAACAATCGATGATGCCCTAACTGCGTATGTTGACCCTGAACGCAGACGAAGTATAGAAAGCAATCATACAGCCACGCATTTGCTGCATGCAGCCATGAAACAGGTACTTGGCCATCACGTAAATCAAAAAGGCTCACTGGTGAACGGAGATTATCTCCGTTTCGATTTTTCGCACTTCAGCAAAGTAACCGACCAAGAGCTAGCGCAGATTGAAGCCATTGTCAACCAGAAAATACGGGAAAATATATTGCTGAAAGAAGAACGTAACGTACCTTACCAACAGGCGTTAGACAGCGGTGTAACAGCACTGTTTGGCGAAAAATATGGCGATTTTGTGCGTGTAATTACCTTTGACGATAGTTTTTCGAAAGAACTTTGTGGTGGTACTCACGTTAAAGCTACCGGTTCAATTGGACTTTTTAAAATAACCGGTGAAAGTGCAGTTGCTGCCGGCGTGCGCCGTATCGAAGCGATTACGGGTGCAGCAGTGGAACACTATATTAATGAGCAAACACAACTGATGCAGCAACTTAAAGAGTTACTGAAAAACCCGAAAGATATAGCTAAAAGTATTGAAGGCTTGCTGGAAGAAAATAGCCGTTTGAAGAAGGAGATCGAGAAATCGGTTATGGAAAAAGCGGCCGGCTTAAAAACCGAACTTGCACAAAAAGCAGAGCCGTTGAATGGCATCAACCTTATAGCACAAAAGGTAGCACTGCCTAATGCCGATGCCATCAAAACGCTGGCTTACCAGCTGAAAGATATGGTAAGCGACCTGTTCCTGGTACTTGTTGCCGACATTGAGGGGAAACCGAATATTACCGTTATGATTGCAGAAAATTTGGTGAAAGACCGCGGCTTAAATGCCGGCAACATTGTACGCGAACTGGCTAAAGAAGTACAAGGCGGCGGTGGAGGTCAGCCGTTTTTTGCTACAGCTGGTGGTAAGGACGTAAGTGGATTGGAGCGGGTATTAACTAAGGCACGAACATTCGTGTAAGCTAAGTCTGCGTTTATATATTTGCAAGGCCTTGTATAATTGTTAACGCAACAATATACAAGGCTTTTTACTTTAAGTAAGTCGTGTTAAAATGCGAAAATATATAGGATGCTAATACACAACTGCAGGACGGTTTACATACTTTTTGATAACCGCTATTATAGCGCTTGCGTTGTACAACTCACGCACATTAGCATACTGCTTTAGTAAAGCATTTGGATTGCCATAGCCGTAACTACGCTGCCGGCCCTGTGTACGCAGATTGTAATGGTAATACATGCCGTCTGTCATTTCGGTTCGGCGTTCCAGACTGTAAGGCAGGTTGGCGGTGTCCAGCTCAAGGTGGATCATTTGAGGGCGTAACTTATTATGGTCGGGTAAAGTGAGCACCTCAAGTTGGGTCAGCATACACCACAAATTATCGGCATAGGCTGTGCTCACCGGGCGTTTTCGCAGGTTTTTTGTTAAATTTCCTTTATCATCATAATGATTAAAGTAACGAATTTCCCAAGTCTTGTTTTTGGTAAAGGTCATGATGAAGGCGGCTTGAGACTGAACAGACAATCCCATTTCATATAATCTAAATTCGAATAGTGCGTCTGGTACGGGTTTGAACAACGAATCGAGGCCAGCTATTTTGAAACTATTTTTTGCAGACGTATCAGCAGCGAATGTAAAATCGTTTGTACAGGTCTTACTCAAGCCTGCCGTAAACAACTTTTTTTGGGCTTTCGACAATAAAGCCACGCTAAGTGCAAATACTATCAGGACTGCTTTTTTCATGATGACTGAAGTTGGGTTCTTACATCCTAATGTAAATGGGATTCGTAGAATTCGGTAAAACTAAGGTAGTAATTAGCCTCTGATAATAACCCAAATTGGGGGCCTGCACAATGTTACAAACAACTGATACACTAACCCCGCCTATTTATTACCTTTGCAGCATCAAAAACGAATACATGGATGCTGAACAACAAGTAAGGGTATTACTCCAAGATGCCCGTTTAGCTGATGATCTGAAACACATCGCCCAAAAAGTACTTAACCGCGAGCGCATTACTTTTAATGAGGGCGTTACTTTATATCAAAAAGGCGAGCTTAGTTACCTGGGTATATTAGCTAATTACATTCGTGAGGCGCGTCACGGTAACACCACTTACTTTAACCGTAACTTCCATATCGAGCCTACTAACCTTTGTGTGTACGATTGTAAGTTCTGTTCTTATTCTCGTCTCATCAAGCAACGCTCTGAAGGGTGGGAGTATACTATGGACGATATGCTCAACATTGTTAAAAAGTACGATAACGAGCCAGTTACAGAGGTGCACATTGTAGGTGGTGTTTTGCCTCAGTATGATATGCCATTTTACCAGCAACTATTTAGTGCCATTAAAACGCACCGCCCGGATCTGCATGTAAAAGCGCTTACCCCAGTTGAATACCACTACATTTTCAAAAAAGCTAAGGTGGATTATGCCACGGGTATGCGCCTCATGAAAGAAGCCGGCCTGGAATCAATGCCTGGTGGTGGCGCCGAGATTTTTCATCCGGAAGTACGTGATCAAATAGCGAAAGACAAGTGTACAGGTGACCAGTGGCTACAGATACATGAAGAATGGCATAAGCTGGGCATGCGCTCAAACGCTACTATGCTTTATGGCCACATAGAGGAGTACTGGCACCGGGTTGACCACATGGAACAATTGCGCCAGTTGCAGGACCGCACGCACGGATTCCAAACTTTTATTCCATTAAAGTTCCGCAATAAGGATAATCAAATGTCTAACGTTGCAGAATCATCTGTGATTGAAGATCTGCGTAACTACGCTATAGCCCGGATTTATCTGGACAACTTTGATCATATTAAAGCTTACTGGGCCATGATTAGCCGCACTACTGCGCAATTATCCCTTAGCTTTGGGGTTGATGATATAGACGGCACTCTGGACGATACCACCAAAATTTATTCGATGGCAGGTGCAGAGGAGCAAAACCCGGGTATGAGTACCAAACAGCTTGTTGAACTGATAAAGCATGTTGGCCGCCATCCAATTGAACGCGATACTTTATACAACATAATTACCGATTATAACGACTATGTGTTTGCGGAAGAGGTGAAACCACAGTTTTATAAGTTACCGGTTATTAATTAAGCATGACTGAAAAAACGCTATATATTGTCCGTCATGGGCAAACAGATTTGAATAAAAGGGGCATTGTACAAGGCCGGGGCATGGATACCGACCTGAACGATGAGGGCCGATTACAGGCCAATATGTTTTACAATGCCTATAAGGATGTTGCCTTTGATAAAATTTATATATCTACTCTTAAGCGCACACAGCAAAGCATCCAGCAGTTTATTGATACCGGCATTCCTTTTGAAAAGCTATCGGGTTTGGATGAGCTTGCATGGGGTATCCACGAAGGTCAGCCCAGCACACCTGAAACTAAATCCGCCTTTTTTAAATTAATG
Protein-coding sequences here:
- a CDS encoding histidine phosphatase family protein; this translates as MTEKTLYIVRHGQTDLNKRGIVQGRGMDTDLNDEGRLQANMFYNAYKDVAFDKIYISTLKRTQQSIQQFIDTGIPFEKLSGLDELAWGIHEGQPSTPETKSAFFKLMRDWTAGRLDSKFERGESPNEVQERQKEALEIMMSRPEEKNVLICMHGRALRLFLCLLTDKSLIHMEDFPHQNLVLYKVTYDGSRFDIADFNNAIHLQIH
- the mqnE gene encoding aminofutalosine synthase MqnE, with protein sequence MDAEQQVRVLLQDARLADDLKHIAQKVLNRERITFNEGVTLYQKGELSYLGILANYIREARHGNTTYFNRNFHIEPTNLCVYDCKFCSYSRLIKQRSEGWEYTMDDMLNIVKKYDNEPVTEVHIVGGVLPQYDMPFYQQLFSAIKTHRPDLHVKALTPVEYHYIFKKAKVDYATGMRLMKEAGLESMPGGGAEIFHPEVRDQIAKDKCTGDQWLQIHEEWHKLGMRSNATMLYGHIEEYWHRVDHMEQLRQLQDRTHGFQTFIPLKFRNKDNQMSNVAESSVIEDLRNYAIARIYLDNFDHIKAYWAMISRTTAQLSLSFGVDDIDGTLDDTTKIYSMAGAEEQNPGMSTKQLVELIKHVGRHPIERDTLYNIITDYNDYVFAEEVKPQFYKLPVIN
- the alaS gene encoding alanine--tRNA ligase, with the translated sequence MTAQQIRQAFLDFFASKGHTIVPSAPIVVKNDPTLMFTNAGMNQFKDIFLGEAPAKASRVADTQRCLRVSGKHNDLEEVGVDTYHHTMFEMLGNWSFGDYFKKEAIDWSWELLTSVYRLDKDRLYVTYFEGDEKEGLAKDTEAYDFWKQYVSEDHILPGNKKDNFWEMGETGPCGPCSEIHFDGRSDEERAKVSGANLVNADDPNVIEIWNNVFMQFNRLKDGSLQPLPARHVDTGMGFERLVRVLQGKTSNYDTDVFQPLIQFLSEKSGKSYNADASPGTEGWNEAVAMRVMADHIRAISFAIADGQLPSNNKAGYVIRRILRRAVRYAYQYLGFKEPFLNQLVPLLANQFEGVFDELFSQKDFVQKVVLEEEIAFLRTLQNGIVQFEQVVASANDNIIGGEFAFELSDTFGFPLDLTELMARERGFTVDVEGFNKALEQQKSRSRAATAIDTGDWILLKEDDHVTFTGYDETESVAHITKYRKVKAKGKEQFQLVLDKTPFYAESGGQVGDTGDLIFPDGEILKITDTKKENGLIVHFADTLPATIDDALTAYVDPERRRSIESNHTATHLLHAAMKQVLGHHVNQKGSLVNGDYLRFDFSHFSKVTDQELAQIEAIVNQKIRENILLKEERNVPYQQALDSGVTALFGEKYGDFVRVITFDDSFSKELCGGTHVKATGSIGLFKITGESAVAAGVRRIEAITGAAVEHYINEQTQLMQQLKELLKNPKDIAKSIEGLLEENSRLKKEIEKSVMEKAAGLKTELAQKAEPLNGINLIAQKVALPNADAIKTLAYQLKDMVSDLFLVLVADIEGKPNITVMIAENLVKDRGLNAGNIVRELAKEVQGGGGGQPFFATAGGKDVSGLERVLTKARTFV